DNA from Nocardioides seonyuensis:
CCACCGTCCTCGACGAGAGTGCGCTGTCGTACGACACCGTGCTCGTGTCCGGCGGCAGGCGCGGCCTCGACCTCGAGCTCGCGCCTGCCGACCTGGTCACGGTGACCGGGGCCGTGGTGGCGGCCGTCAGTCGGTCGTGAGCCTCACCACGCCGTGACCGACTCCGTCGTCGAACCAGCTGCTCACGCCCAGGGCTGAGAGCGGTGCGAGGTTCTCGGCGACCGTCGGGTCGATGTCGTCGGCGACCCGCACGAGCCAGTCGTCGTCGGCGTTGAAGTTGACGAACAGGACCGCCTGCGCGTCGCCAGAATCGTCGACGAGGTCCTCGAACACCTCGTTGTCGCCGAGGGACCCGTCCTCGGCGAGCTCCTCCCGGAACGCGTCGTCGGGACTCATCGCGACGTGGTCGTCGGACGCGGCCGACTCGAGCAGTCCTTGCTCGTCGGGGCCCAGCTGCGGCTCGATCTTGTCGAGGACGCTTCGCACGTCATCGGGGTCACCCTTGATCTTCACGCCGATCGGCAGCTCGAGCACGCCGCCGTTGGCGAGCGCGTCGGCGTCGATGCCATCGCCCAGTGCCACGGTCATGCCTTCGCCGAAGAGCTTCTCGAGGTCAGTGGGCAAGTCCAGGCCGGTGGCTTCGCTCGCCTCCGCGTAGAGGTCCTCGACGGTGGTGTCCTCGCCCTCGGCGGTGGCGATCTGCTCGGCGATGGCGTCGACCCAGCCGTCCTTGAGACCCATGCCCAGGGCGGCGACGGTGTCCTCGGGCAGCGACGCGACGAGGTCCATGCCGACGGTGCTCGCGAAGAACTCCTGCATCTGCTGGTTGGCGCTGGCAGCGGACTCGATCTCGAGCGCCCCGTCGTCGAAGCGCACGGTCATCGCCATGCCCTCGAAGTCCTCGATGGCACCCGTCATCGAGGGGTCGCCGGCCATGGTCGCGGGGCCGAAGAACATGCCGCTCGAGGCGAAAACGTCGTCGAAGTGGGCGGCCGCCCCAGCTGCCACGTAGACGGAGAGGATGCCCGGGTCACCGGCTTCGCCGGTCCACCGGGTGAACTCGTCGTCGTCGGCCAGGGAGCCCTCGCCCGCCGCCTCGACGACGCCCTCGACCGCCTCGTGGTCCTCCCCCACGACCAGCCAGTCACCCTCGATGATCCACGGACCGGTCTCGGCCGAGGCGTCCTCGTCGTCACCACCGCACACCCGCACGAAGTTGGCCATCCCGTCCTCGGCCTTGCCGGGGTCGGTCACCTGGATGACGCCGACCGGGACGACCTCGCCGTCGGCCCCCTCGACCCCGGCCATGGCTGCTCGCGAGCCGAGCCACGGGTCGATGTCCCGCTCGAAGTCGAGCCCCTCGCACTCGCCGGACTCGGTGAGCTCGGCGAAGAGCTGCTCGCGCAGGTCGTCGTCGGCGTCGAAGTTCATCTCCTCCTCGAGTCCGGGGAACTTGCGGAGAGTCCGGATCGCCTCGATCTTCTGGCTGCCGCTCGGATCCAGGTCGATCGACGCGTAGGCCACCGTGGTCGAAGCGGGCAGCGCCTCGGCCGGCTGGGCTCCCGTCGCGAAGAAGCTCGTCGCCGCCCAGGCGGCACCCCCGATCACGGCCGCCGTGGCCACGACGCCCCCCAGCACGATCGCCCGCTTGCGATTGTCAGTCTTGGTCTCGACACCTTCGTCGAGGTATTCAGCTTGTCCACCCGTGTCAGTCATGGGCGGGAGCCTACTGGCGCTCGCGCCTCGGTACGCCGCTCCGGCTGAGGTGTGAAATGGGCTCTCGGAGCTCGTGCGGGGACCGCATGGGTTCCTGGCGCAGCCGCGAGGGACGTTGCCTGTTGCCCACCGCGCCGACGAGCGCCATGCCTGGACTCCAGCGAGACGTACTGCGCGCTGTTGATCGGTGGCGCTGGCCTCTCCGCGCTGATCCTCACTACACACGAGGACGGGATCGCCGCGCCCTTCAGCGAGTTCCGCCCCG
Protein-coding regions in this window:
- a CDS encoding DUF3352 domain-containing protein yields the protein MTDTGGQAEYLDEGVETKTDNRKRAIVLGGVVATAAVIGGAAWAATSFFATGAQPAEALPASTTVAYASIDLDPSGSQKIEAIRTLRKFPGLEEEMNFDADDDLREQLFAELTESGECEGLDFERDIDPWLGSRAAMAGVEGADGEVVPVGVIQVTDPGKAEDGMANFVRVCGGDDEDASAETGPWIIEGDWLVVGEDHEAVEGVVEAAGEGSLADDDEFTRWTGEAGDPGILSVYVAAGAAAHFDDVFASSGMFFGPATMAGDPSMTGAIEDFEGMAMTVRFDDGALEIESAASANQQMQEFFASTVGMDLVASLPEDTVAALGMGLKDGWVDAIAEQIATAEGEDTTVEDLYAEASEATGLDLPTDLEKLFGEGMTVALGDGIDADALANGGVLELPIGVKIKGDPDDVRSVLDKIEPQLGPDEQGLLESAASDDHVAMSPDDAFREELAEDGSLGDNEVFEDLVDDSGDAQAVLFVNFNADDDWLVRVADDIDPTVAENLAPLSALGVSSWFDDGVGHGVVRLTTD